The Astyanax mexicanus isolate ESR-SI-001 chromosome 24, AstMex3_surface, whole genome shotgun sequence genome has a segment encoding these proteins:
- the LOC103033660 gene encoding transmembrane reductase CYB561D2: MSSPDPEPRLYSLSRQLCGISAHTLCIAFTGLMAALAKPGSSLFSWHPFLMTIAFSFFMTEAILLFSPHSSPVGKLKHQTKVRLHWILQSLSSFCAVVGLITIFYNKHLNDKPHFTSWHGLIGVITVCVVVLQSVGALPLLYHKLAKGWSLAKLKRYHAASGLLTYLLGSSSLLLGICSSWFTGSVSGYAWYLFVFCPVLAALVVMSQVTNAYVAKKRLQY, translated from the exons ATGTCCAGTCCTGACCCTGAACCCAGATTATACTCTTTATCCAGGCAGCTGTGTGGTATTTCTGCTCACACACTATGCATTGCCTTTACCGGCCTCATGGCGGCGCTGGCGAAGCCTGGATCCA GTTTGTTCTCCTGGCATCCTTTCCTGATGACCATTGCG TTCTCCTTCTTTATGACAGAGGCGATTCTGCTCTTCTCTCCGCACTCGTCTCCAGTGGGAAAGCTGAAGCATCAGACTAAAGTTCGTCTGCACTGGATCCTTCAGAGTCTCAGCAGCTTCTGCGCTGTTGTTGGTCTGATTACCATCTTCTACAACAAACACCTCAATGACAAACCGCACTTTACCAGCTGGCACGGACTGATCGGAGTTATAACggtgtgtgttgttgtgctgCAGTCGGTGGGTGCACTACCTCTGTTGTATCATAAACTGGCTAAAGGCTGGTCCCTGGCCAAGTTGAAACGTTACCATGCTGCTTCTGGACTCCTCACCTACCTCTTGGGAAGCTCCAGCCTGCTGCTGGGCATCTGCTCCAGCTGGTTCACAGGCAGTGTAAGCGGGTACGCCTGGTACCTCTTCGTTTTTTGCCCTGTGTTAGCCGCCCTGGTGGTTATGAGTCAGGTCACTAATGCTTATGTGGCCAAGAAACGCCTGCAGTACTGA